The following coding sequences are from one Coffea arabica cultivar ET-39 chromosome 11e, Coffea Arabica ET-39 HiFi, whole genome shotgun sequence window:
- the LOC140021280 gene encoding uncharacterized protein: MLYHCNLLSLASKFRNLELRYIRRTRNTFADALATLSLMIQHPDELVIEPIQIQLEDRPAHFLVMEKVSDVCPWYNDIKKFMKTGSYSLDANSVAKSFLRRMSSRFFLNGEVLYKKISDLGLLRYINEEETDYMMNKVHSGVCGPHMNGHLLGKKIMRTRYFWLTKEHDCVNFVRKCVKCQMHGDVIRAPPTELHSMTAPWPYSCDGPTSP, encoded by the coding sequence ATGCTGTATCATTGTAACTTGCTTAGTTTGGCCAGCAAATTCAGGAATTTGGAACTCAGATATATTCGCCGCACTCGTAACACCTTTGCTGATGCTTTAGCCACTCTGTCTTTGATGATCCAACATCCAGATGAGCTGGTGATTGAACCTATACAAATTCAACTTGAGGATAGGCCAGCGCATTTTCTGGTTATGGAAAAGGTCTCTGATGTTTGCCCCTGGTATAATGATAttaagaaattcatgaaaacgGGATCCTACTCTCTTGATGCTAATTCTGTTGCAAAAAGTTTCTTACGCAGAATGTCATCAAGATTCTTCTTGAATGGAGAAGTACTATACAAGAAAATATCTGATTTGGGCCTTCTGAGATACATCAATGAAGAGGAAACCGATTATATGATGAATAAAGTGCATAGTGGGGTTTGTGGGCCACACATGAATGGGCATCTACTGGgtaagaaaatcatgagaacgaGGTATTTTTGGCTTACCAAAGAGCATGACTGTGTAAATTTTGTTAGAAAGTGTGTCAAGTGTCAAATGCATGGTGATGTTATACGTGCTCCTCCTACAGAATTGCATAGTATGACTGCTCCGTGGCCATAttcatgtgacggccccacttctccctaa